From the genome of Streptomyces sp. NBC_01317, one region includes:
- a CDS encoding HAD family hydrolase produces MTSTVPASLTRTAEGSALQAVLLDMDGTLVDTEGFWWDAEVEVFKDLGHALDESWRHVVVGGPMTRSAAFLIEATGAALTLAELTVLLNDKFEERIGLGVPMMPGAARLLAELAAHDVPTALVSASHRRIIDRVLLSLGPRYFALTVAGDEVPRTKPHPDPYLIAARGLGADPARCAVIEDTATGVASAEAAGCKVVAVPSVAPIAPSEGRSVVTSLEEIDLDFLRGLMTRRD; encoded by the coding sequence ATGACCAGTACGGTCCCCGCATCGTTGACCCGTACGGCCGAAGGCTCCGCCCTTCAGGCCGTCCTTCTCGACATGGACGGCACTCTGGTCGACACCGAAGGGTTCTGGTGGGACGCCGAGGTGGAGGTCTTCAAGGACCTCGGCCACGCCCTCGACGAGTCCTGGCGCCACGTGGTCGTCGGCGGCCCCATGACCCGCAGCGCGGCCTTCCTCATCGAAGCCACCGGCGCCGCCCTCACCCTGGCCGAGCTGACCGTACTGCTCAACGACAAGTTCGAGGAACGGATCGGCCTCGGCGTGCCGATGATGCCCGGCGCGGCGAGACTCCTGGCCGAACTGGCCGCCCACGACGTCCCCACCGCCCTGGTCTCCGCCTCCCACCGGCGCATCATCGACCGGGTCCTGCTCTCCCTCGGACCGCGGTACTTCGCCCTCACCGTCGCCGGCGACGAGGTGCCCCGTACCAAACCGCACCCCGACCCCTACCTGATCGCCGCCCGCGGCCTGGGAGCCGACCCGGCGCGCTGCGCGGTCATCGAGGACACGGCCACCGGCGTGGCCTCCGCGGAGGCGGCCGGCTGCAAGGTCGTCGCGGTGCCCTCCGTCGCCCCGATCGCGCCCTCCGAGGGCCGCTCGGTCGTCACCTCCCTCGAAGAGATCGACCTCGACTTCCTGCGCGGTCTGATGACA